From Calothrix sp. PCC 6303, a single genomic window includes:
- a CDS encoding CapA family protein: protein MLNKAANRLLPLSFVGFCFCIGISIGLLIKLGKIQASDSRSVPVEVVPLPKISLPPATQEELFNDTLTIQAVGDIIPGTNYPDNRLPSHRNKLIPKSVRSHLQRADILFGNFESSLTNHPYSSKDITQGQTFAFRSPPSYAKLFSEVGFDVLNIANNHAMDFGNVGFKDTVKNLENVNIATVGHKNQILLLSGNKIPVAMIGFAPYKQYNSIHDLQTATKLVKTAQEKAKIVIVSMHAGAEGTNALRTKNQTEFFYGENRGNSVNFARKMIDAGADLVLGHGPHVPRAMEIYQGKLIAYSLGNFLGYRTLSTTGETGDSMILEIKLKGSGELAAAKIVPIRMDKRGIPHIDQRFRVISLLRNLMAADFPKTAVTINRQGEIVLASK, encoded by the coding sequence ATGCTGAATAAAGCTGCGAATAGATTGTTGCCGTTGAGTTTTGTTGGTTTTTGTTTTTGTATAGGTATCAGTATTGGTCTGTTAATCAAGTTAGGAAAAATACAAGCTTCTGATTCTAGAAGTGTTCCGGTTGAAGTTGTACCTCTACCCAAAATTAGTCTACCCCCCGCAACTCAGGAAGAATTATTTAATGATACCCTAACGATTCAGGCGGTTGGTGATATTATTCCTGGTACCAATTATCCTGATAATCGTCTACCAAGTCATCGGAATAAGTTAATTCCCAAGTCAGTGCGATCGCATTTACAAAGGGCTGATATTTTATTCGGTAATTTTGAAAGTAGTTTAACTAATCACCCTTACAGTTCTAAGGATATCACCCAAGGACAAACTTTTGCTTTTCGTTCTCCTCCCAGTTACGCAAAGTTATTCTCTGAGGTGGGTTTTGATGTTTTGAATATTGCCAATAATCATGCGATGGATTTTGGTAATGTGGGTTTTAAGGATACGGTAAAAAATCTGGAGAATGTGAATATTGCCACAGTTGGACATAAAAATCAAATTTTGCTGTTGTCAGGGAATAAAATTCCGGTAGCAATGATTGGTTTTGCTCCCTATAAACAATATAATTCCATTCATGATTTACAAACTGCAACAAAATTAGTCAAAACGGCACAAGAAAAAGCCAAAATTGTCATTGTTTCCATGCACGCAGGGGCTGAAGGAACTAATGCATTAAGAACTAAAAACCAAACTGAATTTTTTTATGGAGAAAATCGCGGGAATTCAGTGAATTTTGCTAGGAAGATGATTGATGCGGGTGCAGATTTAGTCTTAGGACATGGACCTCATGTTCCTAGGGCAATGGAAATTTATCAAGGTAAGTTAATTGCTTATTCTTTGGGGAATTTCCTGGGTTATCGAACTTTATCTACTACTGGAGAAACTGGTGACTCAATGATTTTGGAAATCAAGCTAAAGGGATCTGGTGAACTTGCAGCCGCTAAAATTGTTCCTATTCGGATGGATAAACGGGGAATTCCTCATATCGATCAGCGGTTTCGGGTAATCTCGCTACTACGGAATTTGATGGCAGCAGATTTTCCCAAAACTGCGGTGACTATTAATCGTCAAGGGGAAATAGTATTGGCAAGTAAATAA
- a CDS encoding aldo/keto reductase gives MQQTQLAQTGISVSAIALGGMPMSIYDRPPESQSIDTIHRALDLGITFIDTADSYCKDESDKHHNEKLIYRALQTYKGDTSKVIIATKGGLMRPNQSWTQNGNPQHLRQTIRVSFEALGGKKPIDIWQYHSPDPQYTIEESLKAAKEAVDEGLIRFVGVSNFSVEQIKQARDVVDIVSVQNQYSPWQRQPEFDGVLDYCQQENLTFLPWSPFGGMRRHAGLQDMPVLAKLAQEKAVSVYCIVLAWLRSKSSCILPIPGASKASSVEDSVHAINVTLSQEEVESIDQETSAK, from the coding sequence ATGCAACAAACACAGCTCGCTCAAACAGGTATTTCCGTCAGTGCGATCGCTTTAGGTGGAATGCCTATGTCAATATACGATCGTCCCCCCGAATCTCAATCGATTGACACCATTCACCGTGCATTAGATTTAGGCATCACTTTTATTGACACTGCCGACTCCTACTGTAAAGACGAATCTGATAAACACCATAACGAAAAACTGATATACAGAGCATTACAAACCTACAAAGGTGACACAAGTAAAGTTATCATTGCTACAAAAGGCGGATTAATGCGTCCTAACCAAAGCTGGACACAAAATGGCAACCCTCAGCATTTACGGCAAACAATTCGCGTCAGTTTTGAAGCACTAGGCGGAAAAAAACCCATTGATATTTGGCAATATCATTCACCAGATCCCCAATATACAATCGAAGAATCTCTAAAAGCCGCGAAAGAAGCAGTAGATGAAGGTTTGATTCGGTTTGTTGGTGTTTCCAACTTTTCCGTCGAACAAATCAAACAAGCGCGAGACGTGGTAGATATTGTTTCTGTACAAAATCAATACAGTCCGTGGCAACGTCAACCTGAATTCGATGGTGTTTTAGATTATTGTCAGCAGGAAAACTTGACATTTTTACCTTGGAGTCCATTCGGCGGAATGCGTCGTCACGCAGGGTTACAAGATATGCCAGTATTAGCAAAATTAGCCCAAGAAAAAGCTGTATCTGTGTATTGTATTGTACTAGCATGGCTGCGCTCTAAATCCTCCTGTATTTTGCCAATTCCGGGAGCAAGTAAAGCTTCTAGTGTTGAAGATTCAGTACATGCTATTAATGTCACATTGTCGCAGGAAGAGGTAGAAAGTATAGATCAAGAAACTTCTGCTAAATAG